A part of Olleya sp. Bg11-27 genomic DNA contains:
- a CDS encoding porin, translating to MKLTLSIALLLCITFSVNAQEISDTSFGKGLINFTAKDSSFSVRFAPRFQVRSVSSWDHDGSQYTNPEHNFIVRRARLKFDGFAYSPKLKYKIELGLSNRDISGANDFNRNTPRIILDAVVMWHFAENFELWAGQTKLPGNIERVVSSANLQLIDRSLLNSRFNLDRDLGLQLRHKSDLGGGFLMREKIAISQGEGRNVSEGNEGGLQYTARLEFLPLGNFKSKGDYVQADLKREASPKLMVGFTYNYNQNAVRERSGLGDYMFKSDGTLYETNVTTLFADAMFKYKGFSFMGEYAKRDADQPIAIDSDGITPTGDIVLTGNAVNFQAGYLFKSNYEIAGRFTSLTYKDITGSLPTKQYTLGGSKYVVGHKLKVQTDLSYTTVNGSEDNITFRLGFDIHF from the coding sequence ATGAAACTTACTCTAAGTATTGCACTTTTACTGTGCATCACATTCTCTGTAAATGCCCAAGAAATTAGTGACACCTCTTTTGGCAAAGGTTTAATTAACTTTACTGCAAAAGACAGTTCTTTTAGCGTAAGATTCGCGCCTCGCTTTCAAGTTAGATCGGTATCTTCCTGGGACCATGACGGTTCGCAGTACACTAACCCAGAACACAATTTTATAGTCCGTCGCGCACGTCTAAAATTTGATGGTTTTGCATACAGTCCAAAATTAAAATACAAAATAGAGTTAGGATTATCCAATAGAGATATTTCTGGCGCTAATGACTTTAATAGAAACACCCCTCGAATTATTCTCGACGCTGTTGTCATGTGGCATTTTGCAGAAAATTTTGAACTCTGGGCAGGGCAAACAAAATTACCAGGAAACATAGAACGTGTAGTATCCTCTGCAAACCTTCAACTTATAGACCGTTCTTTACTAAACAGTCGTTTTAATCTTGATCGCGATTTAGGTCTCCAACTTAGACATAAATCTGATTTAGGAGGAGGGTTTTTGATGCGAGAAAAAATAGCCATTTCTCAAGGAGAAGGACGTAACGTTTCAGAAGGTAACGAAGGTGGTTTACAATACACTGCACGATTAGAATTTTTACCTCTAGGAAACTTTAAGTCTAAAGGCGATTATGTACAAGCAGATTTAAAACGGGAAGCAAGCCCTAAACTAATGGTTGGGTTTACTTACAACTACAACCAAAATGCTGTTAGAGAACGTAGTGGGTTAGGCGACTACATGTTTAAAAGCGATGGTACATTATATGAAACAAACGTCACCACACTATTTGCAGATGCCATGTTTAAATACAAAGGTTTTTCTTTTATGGGCGAATATGCAAAAAGAGATGCTGATCAACCTATCGCAATAGATAGTGATGGTATCACCCCAACAGGAGACATAGTTTTAACAGGAAACGCCGTAAATTTTCAAGCAGGGTACTTATTTAAAAGTAATTATGAAATAGCCGGTCGTTTTACATCTTTAACTTATAAAGATATCACAGGAAGTCTTCCAACAAAACAATACACCTTAGGTGGTTCTAAATACGTAGTAGGACACAAATTAAAAGTACAAACAGATTTAAGCTATACAACAGTTAATGGTAGCGAAGATAATATTACCTTTAGACTTGGATTTGACATCCATTTTTAA